The proteins below come from a single Paenibacillus sp. genomic window:
- the speE gene encoding polyamine aminopropyltransferase, with protein MDLWYTEKQTDNFGITMKVTKTYENEQTDFQHLTMIETEEWGTMLTLDGMVMTSVRDEFVYHEMVAHPALVTHPNPETVLVVGGGDGGVIREVMKHPKVKKAVLVDIDGKVIEYSKKYLPTIAGELDNPRVEVIVGDGYMHIAQHKNAYDVIMVDSTEPVGPAVELFSKGFYQGIYEALKEDGIFVAQTDNPWFKADLIQTVNRDVKEIFPIVRVYTANIPTYPSGLWTFTMGSKKHDPLAVDAASIPEFPTKYYTPRLHAAAFVLPKFVEDLVK; from the coding sequence ATGGATTTATGGTATACCGAAAAACAAACCGATAACTTCGGCATCACGATGAAAGTGACGAAAACGTACGAGAACGAGCAGACGGACTTCCAGCACCTGACGATGATCGAGACGGAAGAGTGGGGCACGATGCTGACGCTCGACGGCATGGTCATGACGAGCGTGCGCGACGAGTTCGTATACCACGAAATGGTGGCGCATCCGGCGCTCGTGACGCACCCGAACCCGGAGACGGTGCTGGTCGTCGGCGGCGGCGACGGCGGCGTCATCCGCGAAGTGATGAAGCATCCGAAGGTGAAGAAAGCGGTGCTCGTCGACATCGACGGCAAAGTCATCGAATACTCGAAAAAATATTTGCCTACGATCGCGGGCGAGCTGGACAATCCGCGCGTCGAAGTGATCGTCGGCGACGGCTACATGCACATCGCGCAGCATAAGAACGCATACGACGTCATCATGGTCGATTCCACGGAGCCGGTCGGTCCGGCCGTAGAGCTGTTCTCGAAAGGGTTCTACCAAGGCATCTACGAGGCGCTGAAGGAAGACGGCATTTTCGTGGCGCAAACGGACAACCCGTGGTTCAAAGCGGATCTCATTCAGACGGTCAACCGCGACGTGAAAGAAATTTTCCCGATCGTCCGCGTCTACACGGCCAACATCCCGACGTACCCGAGCGGGCTGTGGACGTTCACGATGGGCAGCAAAAAGCATGACCCGCTGGCGGTCGACGCCGCATCGATTCCGGAATTCCCAACGAAGTACTACACGCCTCGCTTGCACGCCGCTGCGTTCGTGCTGCCGAAGTTCGTGGAGGATTTGGTGAAATG